Below is a window of Tissierellales bacterium DNA.
ACTTTAATATTGACCCAAACATTATTAGACTATTTTGGTTAATATTATCCATATCCACTAATGGTGCCGGTATTATTGCCTATTTTGTCTCTTCTATCATAATACCTGAAGACAATAGTGGAGTAACATACTACGAAAATGATAATTATAATGGTCAAAACACCTATAAAAACAGTGCCGTATTCATAGGTATTGCTCTTATTATAGTAGGCGGTATACTTATAGCTAAAATGATATGGCCCCAATCCTTCTTTAAGCTTTATAACTTACGTAAATTTTGGCCTGCACTATTAATCATTGCTGGGATATCTCTTTTATACAAGGAATATAAGCAAAAATAAAAGTCTTGACAGAATATCAGGACTTTTATTTTTAATTTTTAATGAATCTTTATCATCTTAAGCCCTAATTCCAATATAGATCTTGTATATATCCTACTCATAAAAATTATCTTTTTTCCTATTTCATATTCTCATACTAAATTTCTATTTATCATATTGTTTTCCCTAATTATGAATTTAAAAGAATTACTTGGAAACAATATATATAAGATTATATAAAAAAGAAGGTGGTATATATGAGAGTACCCAACCATATTGGAATAATCCCAGATGGCAATAGAAGATGGGCAAAGGAAAATGGATTAACTAAGGAAAAAGGCTATGACTATGGTCTAAAACCGGGAATGGAACTATTTAAATTATGTGAAAAAATAGGTATAAAAGAACTTACTTATTATGGTTTTACAGTAAACAATACAAAAAGGCCTACTATACAAAGGTTAGCTTTTACAAAATCTTGTATTAATGCAGTAACAATGTTGACTAAAAAAGATGCAGAGTTGTTAGTTGTAGGAAATACAAAATCTGATATGTTCCCTGAAAAGCTTCTTCCATATACAGAAGAAAGAAAAACCTTTGGCAAAGGTGGAACAAAAGTTAATTTTTTAGTTAATTACGGCTGGCA
It encodes the following:
- a CDS encoding PspC domain-containing protein, producing MRKKIYRSKSNRMITGVCGGLGEYFNIDPNIIRLFWLILSISTNGAGIIAYFVSSIIIPEDNSGVTYYENDNYNGQNTYKNSAVFIGIALIIVGGILIAKMIWPQSFFKLYNLRKFWPALLIIAGISLLYKEYKQK
- a CDS encoding undecaprenyl diphosphate synthase family protein, coding for MRVPNHIGIIPDGNRRWAKENGLTKEKGYDYGLKPGMELFKLCEKIGIKELTYYGFTVNNTKRPTIQRLAFTKSCINAVTMLTKKDAELLVVGNTKSDMFPEKLLPYTEERKTFGKGGTKVNFLVNYGWQWDLAEKFKSKDISRVDLIIRWGGRRRLSGFLPIQSVYADFYIIDDYWPDFKPEHLFQALEWYDIQDITLGG